One part of the Arabidopsis thaliana chromosome 1 sequence genome encodes these proteins:
- a CDS encoding uncharacterized protein (unknown protein; Has 30201 Blast hits to 17322 proteins in 780 species: Archae - 12; Bacteria - 1396; Metazoa - 17338; Fungi - 3422; Plants - 5037; Viruses - 0; Other Eukaryotes - 2996 (source: NCBI BLink).), with translation MGKNHHPLGRRGGWGGWGGCFGPMTTSKRNVYAGRKFSTCARLYNLKGSDHSDQFHIQVIHLIFAIEKYFCHLGFYLLNSLI, from the coding sequence ATGGGGAAGAATCATCATCCCTTGGGCCGGAGGGGCGGGTGGGGCGGGTGGGGCGGGTGTTTCGGGCCTATGACAACATCGAAACGTAATGTTTACGCTGGAAGAAAATTCAGTACGTGTGCGAGACTTTATAATTTGAAGGGATCGGATCACTCTGATCAATTTCATATTCAGGTTATTCACTTAATCTTTGCAATTGAGAAATATTTCTGTCATCTAggcttttatttattgaattcattgatttga